The sequence ACGCCGAACCCGTCACCTTCGGCCTCAAGCTGGCCTCGTGGTACGACGAGATGCGCCGCGGCCTCGCGCGCCTGGAGCGCGCCCGCGAGGCCATCGCGGTGGGAAAGATCTCGGGGGCCGTGGGCACGTTTGCCAACGTCGACCCCTTCGTGGAGGCGCACGTGTGCGCCCGGGCCGGGATCGCCGCCGCCCGGGTCTCCACTCAGGTGGTGTCTCGCGATCACCACGCCGAGTTCTTCTCCCAGCTCGCGCTGGTGGGCACCAGCATCGAGAAGTTCTGCGTGGAGATCCGCCACCTCCAGCGCACCGAGGTCCTCGAAGCCGAGGAGCACTTCGCCAAGGGGCAGAAGGGCTCCTCCGCCATGCCCCACAAGCGCAACCCCATCGCCACCGAGAACCTCTCGGGGTGCGCGCGCCTCCTGCGCTCTTACGCCCAGGCGGCCCTGGAGGACGTGGCCCTCTGGCACGAGCGCGACATCTCCCACTCGAGCGTGGAGCGGGTGATCGCCCCCGATGCGACGATCCTGCTGCACTACATGCTCCATCGGTTTACGAACGTGGTGCGTAACCTGGTGGTCTACCCGAACAACATGCTCCGCAATCTGGAGCTCACGGGGGGCCTCATCCACAGCCAGCGCCTGCTCCTCAAGCTCGTGGAGAAGGGCGCGAGCCGGGAGGACGCCTACCGCCTGGTGCAGCGAAACGCCATGAGAGTGTGGGAGGAAGGGGCCGACTACAAGTCGCTTCTCCGGGCCGACCCCGAGGTGGCGGCGCTGCTCACCCCGGCCGAGATCGACGAGGCGTTCGACCTGGGCTACCACCTCAAGCACGTGGACACGATCTTTCGCAGGGTGTTCGGAGAGGCGTGAGAGGTGAAACGTGAAGAGTGAAGGGGAGACCGTCCCCTCCCTTCACTTCTCACTTTTCACTTCTCACTTTTCACAGGGATTCCCCCAATGGCACAGCGGATCGAAGTAGGGATGAAGGGGCACCTGCGGGACCCTCGGGGGGAGGGGGTGGCCCGGGAGGTGCGCGAGTTCCTCCACTTGCCGGTGGAGGAGGTGCGCACCCTCGACGTATACACCCTGGATCTCGGCCTCACCCCCGAGCAGGCCGAGGCAGCCGCCCGGGAGCCCCTGTCGGACCCGGTGATCCAGGATGCCTGCGCGGGCGCCCCCTTGGCCCTGCGCCTCTATCCGGCCTTCCACTGGGCGGTGGAGGTGGGGTTCCTGCCGGGGGTTACCGACAACGTGGGGCGCACCGCCAAGGAGGCGGTGGAAGCCTTCCTGGACCAGAGCTTTCCCCACGAGCTCCAGGCCTATACTTCGGTCCAGTACCTGCTCCGGGGCGAAGAGCTTGCGCGAAGCCACGTGGGCGCCCTCGTGGAGGGGCTCCTTTCCAACCCCCTCATCCAGCACGCGCAGATCCTCTCCCGGGAGGAGTTCGGCGCGGGAGGGGGATTCGCCGTGCGGGTGCCACGGGTGCGGGAAACCGCCGAGGGCCGGGTGGAGGCCGTGGACCTGGAGGTTTCGGACGCCGAGCTCCTGCGCCTCTCCAAGGAGCGGCTCCTGGCGCTGACCCTGGAGGAGATGGAGGCGATCCGCCGCCACTATCGGGACCCCGCCGTGCGCAGCCGGCGCGCCGAACTCGGCCTGCCGCCGGTGCCCACCGACGTGGAGCTCGAGTGCCTGGCCCAGACCTGGTCCGAGCACTGCAAGCACAAGATCTTCAACGCCGTGATCCGCTACGACGACGGTTCGGGCGAGATCCGCACCGTGAAGAGCCTCTTCAAGACCTACATCGTGGGCGCCACCGAGCGGGTGCGAAAAGGCCTGGGAGCGCACGACTACTGCCTCTCGGTCTTCGTGGACAACGCCGGGGTGATCGCCTTCGACGACGAGTGGTCCTTGTGCTTCAAGGTGGAGACCCACAACTCCCCCTCGGCCCTCGACCCCTACGGCGGCGCACTCACGGGGATCGTGGGGGTCAACCGCGACCCCATGGGCACCGGGATGGGCGCCCAGCTCCTCTTCAACGTGGACACCTTCTGCTTCGCCGATCCCTTCTATCGGGGCGAGCTGCCCCCGCGGCTCCTGCATCCCCGGCGGATCTACGAAGGGGTGGTGCGCGGGGTGGAGCACGGGGGCAACAAGAGCGGCATCCCCACGATCAACGGCGCCGTGGTCTTCGACGACCGTTTTCTCGGAAAGCCCCTGGTCTACTGCGGCACGGCCGGCCTCATCCCCCGACTCGTCGCGGGCGCGCCGGGCCACGAGAAGCGCGCCCGGCCCGGCGACCGGATCGTGATGGCGGGCGGCCGGATCGGGAAGGACGGCATCCACGGC comes from Thermodesulfobacteriota bacterium and encodes:
- the purB gene encoding adenylosuccinate lyase translates to MISRYSRPEMAAVWTDENRYRKWLEVELYACEAWNRLGQLPDEALATIRTRAAFEVGRIEEIEAEVKHDVIAFLTNVAEHVGPDARFVHMGLTSSDVLDTSLAMLLVEAADLLIAQVRELLTVLEARAREFKLTPQMGRSHGIHAEPVTFGLKLASWYDEMRRGLARLERAREAIAVGKISGAVGTFANVDPFVEAHVCARAGIAAARVSTQVVSRDHHAEFFSQLALVGTSIEKFCVEIRHLQRTEVLEAEEHFAKGQKGSSAMPHKRNPIATENLSGCARLLRSYAQAALEDVALWHERDISHSSVERVIAPDATILLHYMLHRFTNVVRNLVVYPNNMLRNLELTGGLIHSQRLLLKLVEKGASREDAYRLVQRNAMRVWEEGADYKSLLRADPEVAALLTPAEIDEAFDLGYHLKHVDTIFRRVFGEA